In a single window of the Elaeis guineensis isolate ETL-2024a chromosome 8, EG11, whole genome shotgun sequence genome:
- the LOC105061439 gene encoding germin-like protein 9-3 produces the protein MAANTLSHAFFFLLLSIAVPLVARGSDPDITSDFILPQNLTSNLIDGSFFTFTGMRTLLNSDEVKNFVVLKASMAEFPALNGQSVSYAVLLYPPGAVNPPHTHPRASELLFLAGGYLDVGFVDTANKLYVQTLQPGDIFVFPKGLVHYQYNSGKGQAIAISAFGSASAGTVSVPVSLFATGIDDEILAKSFKTDVATVQKIKAGFAQKA, from the coding sequence ATGGCCGCTAACACCCTCAGCCatgccttcttcttccttctactCTCCATTGCAGTCCCACTTGTTGCTCGGGGCAGCGACCCTGACATCACCTCAGACTTCATCCTCCCACAAAACCTCACCTCGAACCTAATCGATGGGAGCTTCTTCACCTTCACCGGCATGCGGACTCTACTAAATAGCGATGAGGTTAAGAACTTTGTAGTGCTCAAAGCATCCATGGCCGAGTTCCCAGCCCTCAATGGGCAGAGCGTATCCTACGCCGTCCTCCTTTATCCTCCGGGCGCCGTCAACCCCCCTCACACCCATCCTCGTGCTTCTGAGCTCTTGTTCCTCGCCGGCGGCTATCTCGACGTTGGCTTCGTCGACACCGCTAACAAGCTCTACGTTCAGACTCTTCAGCCTGGGGACATATTTGTGTTCCCCAAGGGACTGGTGCACTACCAATATAACAGTGGAAAAGGCCAGGCAATCGCCATCTCCGCCTTCGGCAGTGCCAGTGCCGGGACTGTATCAGTCCCTGTGAGTTTGTTTGCCACTGGCATCGATGACGAGATCCTCGCAAAATCCTTCAAGACTGATGTAGCCACGGTGCAGAAGATCAAGGCTGGGTTTGCACAGAAAGCCTAA